The proteins below come from a single Miscanthus floridulus cultivar M001 chromosome 1, ASM1932011v1, whole genome shotgun sequence genomic window:
- the LOC136481803 gene encoding subtilisin-like protease SBT3.17, which translates to MKRSAASTVPLVLLLLLLLLAVATASAAATGGMAGAAEAEHAANYLVYVNPHPPGVDCQAYQLGILAAALGSEAKAKAAILYNYRNVMSGFSARLTPPELEAVKKQPQVNRVLPSATLSLMSSKFDGVS; encoded by the exons ATGAAGCGTTCGGCGGCATCCACCGTACCCctcgtccttctcctcctcctcctcctcctcgccgtcgcaacggcgtccgccgccgccaccggcggcATGGCCGGCGCTGCGGAGGCAGAGCACGCCGCCAACTACCTCGTCTACGTCAACCCACACCCGCCGGGCGTCGACTGTCAGGCGTACCAGCTCGGCATCCTCGCCGCCGCCCTCGGAAG TGAGGCGAAGGCGAAAGCGGCGATCCTGTACAACTACAGGAACGTCATGAGCGGGTTCTCGGCGAGGCTCACGCCGCCGGAGCTGGAGGCCGTCAAGA AGCAACCTCAGGTGAACCGGGTGCTGCCGAGCGCGACCTTGTCTCTGATGAGCAGCAAGTTCGACGGCGTCAGCTAA